The Acanthochromis polyacanthus isolate Apoly-LR-REF ecotype Palm Island chromosome 5, KAUST_Apoly_ChrSc, whole genome shotgun sequence genome includes a window with the following:
- the znf740a gene encoding zinc finger protein ZFP2 isoform X6 has product MSHLPSSSVRDHMKWAGLLGCEAVLSSMALMQASSMAAPPKKMMAPLGHAPPQREGPDRAPQSHMILPSGMSCPPLLIRKEGEFQAPRLLDEKEMRANEDMQQKKKNRKSVTPCKVREQEGRGGKGTGGDENGPSSKVQKNFICDHCYGAFRSGYHLKRHILIHTGEKPYACAVCDMRFIQRYHLERHSLIHTGVKPYACSMCDMRFFQRYHLERHRLTHTGVKPYACSMCDMRFFQRYHLARHSLTHTGVKPYACSMCDMRFFQRYHLARHSLTHTGVKPYACSMCDMRFFQRYHLARHTLTHTGVKPYACSMCDMRFFQRYHLARHSLTHTGVKPYACTMCDMRFIQRYQLERHSLTHTGVKPYACTMCDKRFFQRYHLARHSLTHMGVKPYACTMCDMKFFQRYHLARHSLTHTGVKPYACTMCDKRFFQRYHLARHSLTHMGVKPFACTMCDMRFVQRYHLARHSLTHTGVKPYACTMCDKRFFQRYHLARHSLTHMGVKPFACTMCDMRFVQRYHLARHSLTHTGEKPFACDMCDMRFIQRYHLERHKRVHSGEKPYQCERCQQNFSRTDRLLRHRRLCQGRSVAKVENQPCCEPRPYPQEPPPAPPTWSPLHPPPGRLAV; this is encoded by the exons ATGTCACATCTGCCCAGCAGCTCAGTCCGCGACCATATGAAATGG GCGGGACTGCTGGGCTGCGAGGCTGTCCTTTCCAGTATGGCCCTGATGCAGGCCAGCTCCATGGCCGCTCCACCCAAAAAAATGATGGCTCCGCTTGGCCATGCACCACCACAGAGAGAGGGACCTGACCGTGCTCCCCAGAGCCATATGATCCTCCCATCTGGAATGAGCTGTCCACCCCTG CTTATCCGGAAGGAAGGTGAATTCCAAGCTCCCCGCCTGCTGGATGAGAAAGAGATGAGGGCCAACGAGGacatgcagcagaaaaaaaagaacaggaaaTCAGTAACGCCCTGTAAAGTGAGAGAACAAGAAGGAAGGGGAGGGAAG GGAACAGGTGGAGATGAAAATGGTCCATCGTCCAAAGTGcagaaaaactttatttgtgaTCACTGTTACGGAGCATTTAGGAGTGGATACCACCTGAAGAGACATATCCTCATTCATACAG GGGAGAAGCCGTATGCTTGTGCCGTATGTGACATGAGGTTTATTCAGCGTTACCACCTGGAGAGACACAGCCTCATTCACACGG gggtgaaGCCGTACGCTTGTTCCATGTGTGACATGAGGTTTTTCCAGCGTTACCACCTGGAGAGACACAGACTCACTCATACGG GGGTGAAGCCGTACGCTTGCTCCATGTGTGACATGAGGTTCTTCCAACGTTACCATCTCGCAAGACACAGCCTCACTCATACTG GGGTGAAGCCATACGCTTGCTCCATGTGTGATATGAGATTTTTCCAACGCTACCACTTGGCAAGACACAGCCTCACTCACACGG GGGTGAAGCCATATGCTTGCTCCATGTGTGACATGAGATTTTTCCAGAGATACCACCTGGCAAGACACACTCTCACCCACACGG GGGTGAAGCCATACGCTTGCTCCATGTGTGACATGAGGTTCTTCCAGCGTTACCATTTGGCAAGACACAGCCTCACTCATACCG gGGTGAAGCCATATGCTTGTACCATGTGTGACATGAGGTTTATACAACGTTATCAATTGGAGAGACACAGTCTTACTCATACAG GGGTGAAGCCGTACGCTTGCACCATGTGTGACAAGAGGTTTTTTCAGCGTTACCACCTGGCGAGACACAGCCTCACTCATATGG GTGTGAAACCTTATGCTTGCACCATGTGTGACATGAAGTTTTTTCAGCGTTACCACCTGGCAAGACACAGCCTCACTCATACGG GTGTGAAACCTTATGCTTGCACCATGTGTGACAAGAGGTTTTTTCAGCGCTACCACCTGGCAAGACACAGCCTCACTCATATGG GTGTGAAACCTTTTGCGTGTACCATGTGTGACATGAGGTTTGTTCAGCGTTACCACCTGGCAAGACACAGCCTCACTCATACGG GTGTGAAACCTTATGCTTGCACCATGTGTGACAAGAGGTTTTTTCAGCGCTACCACCTGGCAAGACACAGCCTCACTCATATGG GTGTGAAACCTTTTGCTTGCACCATGTGTGACATGAGGTTTGTTCAGCGTTACCACCTGGCAAGACACAGCCTCACTCATACGG GAGAGAAGCCATTTGCTTGTGACATGTGTGATATGAGGTTTATTCAGCGCTACCACCTTGAGAGACACAAGCGTGTCCATAGCGGGGAGAAGCCTTACCAGTGCGAACGGTGCCAGCAG AACTTTTCACGCACAGACCGGCTGTTGCGGCATCGACGGTTGTGCCAGGGTCGCAGCGTAGCCAAAGTAGAGAACCAGCCGTGCTGCGAACCCCGCCCATATCCCCAAGAACCCCCACCTGCACCCCCAACCTGGAGTCCCCTGCATCCGCCTCCGGGTCGGCTGGCGGTCTGA
- the znf740a gene encoding zinc finger protein ZFP2 isoform X20: protein MSHLPSSSVRDHMKWAGLLGCEAVLSSMALMQASSMAAPPKKMMAPLGHAPPQREGPDRAPQSHMILPSGMSCPPLLIRKEGEFQAPRLLDEKEMRANEDMQQKKKNRKSVTPCKVREQEGRGGKGTGGDENGPSSKVQKNFICDHCYGAFRSGYHLKRHILIHTGEKPYACAVCDMRFIQRYHLERHSLIHTGVKPYACSMCDMRFFQRYHLERHRLTHTGVKPYACSMCDMRFFQRYHLARHSLTHTGVKPYACSMCDMRFFQRYHLARHSLTHTGVKPYACSMCDMRFFQRYHLARHTLTHTGVKPYACSMCDMRFFQRYHLARHSLTHTGVKPYACTMCDMRFIQRYQLERHSLTHTGVKPYACTMCDKRFFQRYHLARHSLTHMGVKPYACTMCDMKFFQRYHLARHSLTHTGVKPYACTMCDKRFFQRYHLARHSLTHMGVKPFACTMCDMRFVQRYHLARHSLTHTGEKPFACDMCDMRFIQRYHLERHKRVHSGEKPYQCERCQQNFSRTDRLLRHRRLCQGRSVAKVENQPCCEPRPYPQEPPPAPPTWSPLHPPPGRLAV, encoded by the exons ATGTCACATCTGCCCAGCAGCTCAGTCCGCGACCATATGAAATGG GCGGGACTGCTGGGCTGCGAGGCTGTCCTTTCCAGTATGGCCCTGATGCAGGCCAGCTCCATGGCCGCTCCACCCAAAAAAATGATGGCTCCGCTTGGCCATGCACCACCACAGAGAGAGGGACCTGACCGTGCTCCCCAGAGCCATATGATCCTCCCATCTGGAATGAGCTGTCCACCCCTG CTTATCCGGAAGGAAGGTGAATTCCAAGCTCCCCGCCTGCTGGATGAGAAAGAGATGAGGGCCAACGAGGacatgcagcagaaaaaaaagaacaggaaaTCAGTAACGCCCTGTAAAGTGAGAGAACAAGAAGGAAGGGGAGGGAAG GGAACAGGTGGAGATGAAAATGGTCCATCGTCCAAAGTGcagaaaaactttatttgtgaTCACTGTTACGGAGCATTTAGGAGTGGATACCACCTGAAGAGACATATCCTCATTCATACAG GGGAGAAGCCGTATGCTTGTGCCGTATGTGACATGAGGTTTATTCAGCGTTACCACCTGGAGAGACACAGCCTCATTCACACGG gggtgaaGCCGTACGCTTGTTCCATGTGTGACATGAGGTTTTTCCAGCGTTACCACCTGGAGAGACACAGACTCACTCATACGG GGGTGAAGCCGTACGCTTGCTCCATGTGTGACATGAGGTTCTTCCAACGTTACCATCTCGCAAGACACAGCCTCACTCATACTG GGGTGAAGCCATACGCTTGCTCCATGTGTGATATGAGATTTTTCCAACGCTACCACTTGGCAAGACACAGCCTCACTCACACGG GGGTGAAGCCATATGCTTGCTCCATGTGTGACATGAGATTTTTCCAGAGATACCACCTGGCAAGACACACTCTCACCCACACGG GGGTGAAGCCATACGCTTGCTCCATGTGTGACATGAGGTTCTTCCAGCGTTACCATTTGGCAAGACACAGCCTCACTCATACCG gGGTGAAGCCATATGCTTGTACCATGTGTGACATGAGGTTTATACAACGTTATCAATTGGAGAGACACAGTCTTACTCATACAG GGGTGAAGCCGTACGCTTGCACCATGTGTGACAAGAGGTTTTTTCAGCGTTACCACCTGGCGAGACACAGCCTCACTCATATGG GTGTGAAACCTTATGCTTGCACCATGTGTGACATGAAGTTTTTTCAGCGTTACCACCTGGCAAGACACAGCCTCACTCATACGG GTGTGAAACCTTATGCTTGCACCATGTGTGACAAGAGGTTTTTTCAGCGCTACCACCTGGCAAGACACAGCCTCACTCATATGG GTGTGAAACCTTTTGCGTGTACCATGTGTGACATGAGGTTTGTTCAGCGTTACCACCTGGCAAGACACAGCCTCACTCATACGG GAGAGAAGCCATTTGCTTGTGACATGTGTGATATGAGGTTTATTCAGCGCTACCACCTTGAGAGACACAAGCGTGTCCATAGCGGGGAGAAGCCTTACCAGTGCGAACGGTGCCAGCAG AACTTTTCACGCACAGACCGGCTGTTGCGGCATCGACGGTTGTGCCAGGGTCGCAGCGTAGCCAAAGTAGAGAACCAGCCGTGCTGCGAACCCCGCCCATATCCCCAAGAACCCCCACCTGCACCCCCAACCTGGAGTCCCCTGCATCCGCCTCCGGGTCGGCTGGCGGTCTGA
- the znf740a gene encoding gastrula zinc finger protein XlCGF57.1 isoform X9 → MSHLPSSSVRDHMKWAGLLGCEAVLSSMALMQASSMAAPPKKMMAPLGHAPPQREGPDRAPQSHMILPSGMSCPPLLIRKEGEFQAPRLLDEKEMRANEDMQQKKKNRKSVTPCKVREQEGRGGKGTGGDENGPSSKVQKNFICDHCYGAFRSGYHLKRHILIHTGEKPYACAVCDMRFIQRYHLERHSLIHTGVKPYACSMCDMRFFQRYHLERHRLTHTGVKPYACSMCDMRFFQRYHLARHSLTHTGVKPYACSMCDMRFFQRYHLARHTLTHTGVKPYACSMCDMRFFQRYHLARHSLTHTGVKPYACTMCDMRFIQRYQLERHSLTHTGVKPYACTMCDKRFFQRYHLARHSLTHMGVKPYACTMCDMKFFQRYHLARHSLTHTGVKPYACTMCDKRFFQRYHLARHSLTHMGVKPFACTMCDMRFVQRYHLARHSLTHTGVKPYACTMCDKRFFQRYHLARHSLTHMGVKPFACTMCDMRFVQRYHLARHSLTHTGVKPYACSMCDMRFIQRNHLERHSLTHTGEKPFACDMCDMRFIQRYHLERHKRVHSGEKPYQCERCQQNFSRTDRLLRHRRLCQGRSVAKVENQPCCEPRPYPQEPPPAPPTWSPLHPPPGRLAV, encoded by the exons ATGTCACATCTGCCCAGCAGCTCAGTCCGCGACCATATGAAATGG GCGGGACTGCTGGGCTGCGAGGCTGTCCTTTCCAGTATGGCCCTGATGCAGGCCAGCTCCATGGCCGCTCCACCCAAAAAAATGATGGCTCCGCTTGGCCATGCACCACCACAGAGAGAGGGACCTGACCGTGCTCCCCAGAGCCATATGATCCTCCCATCTGGAATGAGCTGTCCACCCCTG CTTATCCGGAAGGAAGGTGAATTCCAAGCTCCCCGCCTGCTGGATGAGAAAGAGATGAGGGCCAACGAGGacatgcagcagaaaaaaaagaacaggaaaTCAGTAACGCCCTGTAAAGTGAGAGAACAAGAAGGAAGGGGAGGGAAG GGAACAGGTGGAGATGAAAATGGTCCATCGTCCAAAGTGcagaaaaactttatttgtgaTCACTGTTACGGAGCATTTAGGAGTGGATACCACCTGAAGAGACATATCCTCATTCATACAG GGGAGAAGCCGTATGCTTGTGCCGTATGTGACATGAGGTTTATTCAGCGTTACCACCTGGAGAGACACAGCCTCATTCACACGG gggtgaaGCCGTACGCTTGTTCCATGTGTGACATGAGGTTTTTCCAGCGTTACCACCTGGAGAGACACAGACTCACTCATACGG GGGTGAAGCCGTACGCTTGCTCCATGTGTGACATGAGGTTCTTCCAACGTTACCATCTCGCAAGACACAGCCTCACTCATACTG GGGTGAAGCCATATGCTTGCTCCATGTGTGACATGAGATTTTTCCAGAGATACCACCTGGCAAGACACACTCTCACCCACACGG GGGTGAAGCCATACGCTTGCTCCATGTGTGACATGAGGTTCTTCCAGCGTTACCATTTGGCAAGACACAGCCTCACTCATACCG gGGTGAAGCCATATGCTTGTACCATGTGTGACATGAGGTTTATACAACGTTATCAATTGGAGAGACACAGTCTTACTCATACAG GGGTGAAGCCGTACGCTTGCACCATGTGTGACAAGAGGTTTTTTCAGCGTTACCACCTGGCGAGACACAGCCTCACTCATATGG GTGTGAAACCTTATGCTTGCACCATGTGTGACATGAAGTTTTTTCAGCGTTACCACCTGGCAAGACACAGCCTCACTCATACGG GTGTGAAACCTTATGCTTGCACCATGTGTGACAAGAGGTTTTTTCAGCGCTACCACCTGGCAAGACACAGCCTCACTCATATGG GTGTGAAACCTTTTGCGTGTACCATGTGTGACATGAGGTTTGTTCAGCGTTACCACCTGGCAAGACACAGCCTCACTCATACGG GTGTGAAACCTTATGCTTGCACCATGTGTGACAAGAGGTTTTTTCAGCGCTACCACCTGGCAAGACACAGCCTCACTCATATGG GTGTGAAACCTTTTGCTTGCACCATGTGTGACATGAGGTTTGTTCAGCGTTACCACCTGGCAAGACACAGCCTCACTCATACGG gggtgaaGCCGTATGCTTGTTCCATGTGTGACATGAGGTTTATTCAGCGTAACCACCTGGAGAGACACAGCCTCACTCATACGG GAGAGAAGCCATTTGCTTGTGACATGTGTGATATGAGGTTTATTCAGCGCTACCACCTTGAGAGACACAAGCGTGTCCATAGCGGGGAGAAGCCTTACCAGTGCGAACGGTGCCAGCAG AACTTTTCACGCACAGACCGGCTGTTGCGGCATCGACGGTTGTGCCAGGGTCGCAGCGTAGCCAAAGTAGAGAACCAGCCGTGCTGCGAACCCCGCCCATATCCCCAAGAACCCCCACCTGCACCCCCAACCTGGAGTCCCCTGCATCCGCCTCCGGGTCGGCTGGCGGTCTGA
- the znf740a gene encoding zinc finger protein ZFP2 isoform X12, whose protein sequence is MSHLPSSSVRDHMKWAGLLGCEAVLSSMALMQASSMAAPPKKMMAPLGHAPPQREGPDRAPQSHMILPSGMSCPPLLIRKEGEFQAPRLLDEKEMRANEDMQQKKKNRKSVTPCKVREQEGRGGKGTGGDENGPSSKVQKNFICDHCYGAFRSGYHLKRHILIHTGEKPYACAVCDMRFIQRYHLERHSLIHTGVKPYACSMCDMRFFQRYHLERHRLTHTGVKPYACSMCDMRFFQRYHLARHSLTHTGVKPYACSMCDMRFFQRYHLARHSLTHTGVKPYACSMCDMRFFQRYHLARHTLTHTGVKPYACSMCDMRFFQRYHLARHSLTHTGVKPYACTMCDMRFIQRYQLERHSLTHTGVKPYACTMCDKRFFQRYHLARHSLTHMGVKPYACTMCDMKFFQRYHLARHSLTHTGVKPYACTMCDKRFFQRYHLARHSLTHMGVKPFACTMCDMRFVQRYHLARHSLTHTGVKPYACSMCDMRFIQRNHLERHSLTHTGEKPFACDMCDMRFIQRYHLERHKRVHSGEKPYQCERCQQNFSRTDRLLRHRRLCQGRSVAKVENQPCCEPRPYPQEPPPAPPTWSPLHPPPGRLAV, encoded by the exons ATGTCACATCTGCCCAGCAGCTCAGTCCGCGACCATATGAAATGG GCGGGACTGCTGGGCTGCGAGGCTGTCCTTTCCAGTATGGCCCTGATGCAGGCCAGCTCCATGGCCGCTCCACCCAAAAAAATGATGGCTCCGCTTGGCCATGCACCACCACAGAGAGAGGGACCTGACCGTGCTCCCCAGAGCCATATGATCCTCCCATCTGGAATGAGCTGTCCACCCCTG CTTATCCGGAAGGAAGGTGAATTCCAAGCTCCCCGCCTGCTGGATGAGAAAGAGATGAGGGCCAACGAGGacatgcagcagaaaaaaaagaacaggaaaTCAGTAACGCCCTGTAAAGTGAGAGAACAAGAAGGAAGGGGAGGGAAG GGAACAGGTGGAGATGAAAATGGTCCATCGTCCAAAGTGcagaaaaactttatttgtgaTCACTGTTACGGAGCATTTAGGAGTGGATACCACCTGAAGAGACATATCCTCATTCATACAG GGGAGAAGCCGTATGCTTGTGCCGTATGTGACATGAGGTTTATTCAGCGTTACCACCTGGAGAGACACAGCCTCATTCACACGG gggtgaaGCCGTACGCTTGTTCCATGTGTGACATGAGGTTTTTCCAGCGTTACCACCTGGAGAGACACAGACTCACTCATACGG GGGTGAAGCCGTACGCTTGCTCCATGTGTGACATGAGGTTCTTCCAACGTTACCATCTCGCAAGACACAGCCTCACTCATACTG GGGTGAAGCCATACGCTTGCTCCATGTGTGATATGAGATTTTTCCAACGCTACCACTTGGCAAGACACAGCCTCACTCACACGG GGGTGAAGCCATATGCTTGCTCCATGTGTGACATGAGATTTTTCCAGAGATACCACCTGGCAAGACACACTCTCACCCACACGG GGGTGAAGCCATACGCTTGCTCCATGTGTGACATGAGGTTCTTCCAGCGTTACCATTTGGCAAGACACAGCCTCACTCATACCG gGGTGAAGCCATATGCTTGTACCATGTGTGACATGAGGTTTATACAACGTTATCAATTGGAGAGACACAGTCTTACTCATACAG GGGTGAAGCCGTACGCTTGCACCATGTGTGACAAGAGGTTTTTTCAGCGTTACCACCTGGCGAGACACAGCCTCACTCATATGG GTGTGAAACCTTATGCTTGCACCATGTGTGACATGAAGTTTTTTCAGCGTTACCACCTGGCAAGACACAGCCTCACTCATACGG GTGTGAAACCTTATGCTTGCACCATGTGTGACAAGAGGTTTTTTCAGCGCTACCACCTGGCAAGACACAGCCTCACTCATATGG GTGTGAAACCTTTTGCTTGCACCATGTGTGACATGAGGTTTGTTCAGCGTTACCACCTGGCAAGACACAGCCTCACTCATACGG gggtgaaGCCGTATGCTTGTTCCATGTGTGACATGAGGTTTATTCAGCGTAACCACCTGGAGAGACACAGCCTCACTCATACGG GAGAGAAGCCATTTGCTTGTGACATGTGTGATATGAGGTTTATTCAGCGCTACCACCTTGAGAGACACAAGCGTGTCCATAGCGGGGAGAAGCCTTACCAGTGCGAACGGTGCCAGCAG AACTTTTCACGCACAGACCGGCTGTTGCGGCATCGACGGTTGTGCCAGGGTCGCAGCGTAGCCAAAGTAGAGAACCAGCCGTGCTGCGAACCCCGCCCATATCCCCAAGAACCCCCACCTGCACCCCCAACCTGGAGTCCCCTGCATCCGCCTCCGGGTCGGCTGGCGGTCTGA
- the znf740a gene encoding gastrula zinc finger protein XlCGF57.1 isoform X40, with amino-acid sequence MSHLPSSSVRDHMKWAGLLGCEAVLSSMALMQASSMAAPPKKMMAPLGHAPPQREGPDRAPQSHMILPSGMSCPPLLIRKEGEFQAPRLLDEKEMRANEDMQQKKKNRKSVTPCKVREQEGRGGKGTGGDENGPSSKVQKNFICDHCYGAFRSGYHLKRHILIHTGEKPYACAVCDMRFIQRYHLERHSLIHTGVKPYACSMCDMRFFQRYHLERHRLTHTGVKPYACTMCDKRFFQRYHLARHSLTHMGVKPFACTMCDMRFVQRYHLARHSLTHTGVKPYACTMCDKRFFQRYHLARHSLTHMGVKPFACTMCDMRFVQRYHLARHSLTHTGVKPYACSMCDMRFIQRNHLERHSLTHTGEKPFACDMCDMRFIQRYHLERHKRVHSGEKPYQCERCQQNFSRTDRLLRHRRLCQGRSVAKVENQPCCEPRPYPQEPPPAPPTWSPLHPPPGRLAV; translated from the exons ATGTCACATCTGCCCAGCAGCTCAGTCCGCGACCATATGAAATGG GCGGGACTGCTGGGCTGCGAGGCTGTCCTTTCCAGTATGGCCCTGATGCAGGCCAGCTCCATGGCCGCTCCACCCAAAAAAATGATGGCTCCGCTTGGCCATGCACCACCACAGAGAGAGGGACCTGACCGTGCTCCCCAGAGCCATATGATCCTCCCATCTGGAATGAGCTGTCCACCCCTG CTTATCCGGAAGGAAGGTGAATTCCAAGCTCCCCGCCTGCTGGATGAGAAAGAGATGAGGGCCAACGAGGacatgcagcagaaaaaaaagaacaggaaaTCAGTAACGCCCTGTAAAGTGAGAGAACAAGAAGGAAGGGGAGGGAAG GGAACAGGTGGAGATGAAAATGGTCCATCGTCCAAAGTGcagaaaaactttatttgtgaTCACTGTTACGGAGCATTTAGGAGTGGATACCACCTGAAGAGACATATCCTCATTCATACAG GGGAGAAGCCGTATGCTTGTGCCGTATGTGACATGAGGTTTATTCAGCGTTACCACCTGGAGAGACACAGCCTCATTCACACGG gggtgaaGCCGTACGCTTGTTCCATGTGTGACATGAGGTTTTTCCAGCGTTACCACCTGGAGAGACACAGACTCACTCATACGG GTGTGAAACCTTATGCTTGCACCATGTGTGACAAGAGGTTTTTTCAGCGCTACCACCTGGCAAGACACAGCCTCACTCATATGG GTGTGAAACCTTTTGCGTGTACCATGTGTGACATGAGGTTTGTTCAGCGTTACCACCTGGCAAGACACAGCCTCACTCATACGG GTGTGAAACCTTATGCTTGCACCATGTGTGACAAGAGGTTTTTTCAGCGCTACCACCTGGCAAGACACAGCCTCACTCATATGG GTGTGAAACCTTTTGCTTGCACCATGTGTGACATGAGGTTTGTTCAGCGTTACCACCTGGCAAGACACAGCCTCACTCATACGG gggtgaaGCCGTATGCTTGTTCCATGTGTGACATGAGGTTTATTCAGCGTAACCACCTGGAGAGACACAGCCTCACTCATACGG GAGAGAAGCCATTTGCTTGTGACATGTGTGATATGAGGTTTATTCAGCGCTACCACCTTGAGAGACACAAGCGTGTCCATAGCGGGGAGAAGCCTTACCAGTGCGAACGGTGCCAGCAG AACTTTTCACGCACAGACCGGCTGTTGCGGCATCGACGGTTGTGCCAGGGTCGCAGCGTAGCCAAAGTAGAGAACCAGCCGTGCTGCGAACCCCGCCCATATCCCCAAGAACCCCCACCTGCACCCCCAACCTGGAGTCCCCTGCATCCGCCTCCGGGTCGGCTGGCGGTCTGA
- the znf740a gene encoding zinc finger protein ZFP2 isoform X13: MSHLPSSSVRDHMKWAGLLGCEAVLSSMALMQASSMAAPPKKMMAPLGHAPPQREGPDRAPQSHMILPSGMSCPPLLIRKEGEFQAPRLLDEKEMRANEDMQQKKKNRKSVTPCKVREQEGRGGKGTGGDENGPSSKVQKNFICDHCYGAFRSGYHLKRHILIHTGEKPYACAVCDMRFIQRYHLERHSLIHTGVKPYACSMCDMRFFQRYHLERHRLTHTGVKPYACSMCDMRFFQRYHLARHSLTHTGVKPYACSMCDMRFFQRYHLARHSLTHTGVKPYACSMCDMRFFQRYHLARHTLTHTGVKPYACSMCDMRFFQRYHLARHSLTHTGVKPYACTMCDMRFIQRYQLERHSLTHTGVKPYACTMCDKRFFQRYHLARHSLTHMGVKPYACTMCDMKFFQRYHLARHSLTHTGVKPYACTMCDKRFFQRYHLARHSLTHMGVKPFACTMCDMRFVQRYHLARHSLTHTGVKPYACSMCDMRFIQRNHLERHSLTHTGEKPFACDMCDMRFIQRYHLERHKRVHSGEKPYQCERCQQNFSRTDRLLRHRRLCQGRSVAKVENQPCCEPRPYPQEPPPAPPTWSPLHPPPGRLAV; encoded by the exons ATGTCACATCTGCCCAGCAGCTCAGTCCGCGACCATATGAAATGG GCGGGACTGCTGGGCTGCGAGGCTGTCCTTTCCAGTATGGCCCTGATGCAGGCCAGCTCCATGGCCGCTCCACCCAAAAAAATGATGGCTCCGCTTGGCCATGCACCACCACAGAGAGAGGGACCTGACCGTGCTCCCCAGAGCCATATGATCCTCCCATCTGGAATGAGCTGTCCACCCCTG CTTATCCGGAAGGAAGGTGAATTCCAAGCTCCCCGCCTGCTGGATGAGAAAGAGATGAGGGCCAACGAGGacatgcagcagaaaaaaaagaacaggaaaTCAGTAACGCCCTGTAAAGTGAGAGAACAAGAAGGAAGGGGAGGGAAG GGAACAGGTGGAGATGAAAATGGTCCATCGTCCAAAGTGcagaaaaactttatttgtgaTCACTGTTACGGAGCATTTAGGAGTGGATACCACCTGAAGAGACATATCCTCATTCATACAG GGGAGAAGCCGTATGCTTGTGCCGTATGTGACATGAGGTTTATTCAGCGTTACCACCTGGAGAGACACAGCCTCATTCACACGG gggtgaaGCCGTACGCTTGTTCCATGTGTGACATGAGGTTTTTCCAGCGTTACCACCTGGAGAGACACAGACTCACTCATACGG GGGTGAAGCCGTACGCTTGCTCCATGTGTGACATGAGGTTCTTCCAACGTTACCATCTCGCAAGACACAGCCTCACTCATACTG GGGTGAAGCCATACGCTTGCTCCATGTGTGATATGAGATTTTTCCAACGCTACCACTTGGCAAGACACAGCCTCACTCACACGG GGGTGAAGCCATATGCTTGCTCCATGTGTGACATGAGATTTTTCCAGAGATACCACCTGGCAAGACACACTCTCACCCACACGG GGGTGAAGCCATACGCTTGCTCCATGTGTGACATGAGGTTCTTCCAGCGTTACCATTTGGCAAGACACAGCCTCACTCATACCG gGGTGAAGCCATATGCTTGTACCATGTGTGACATGAGGTTTATACAACGTTATCAATTGGAGAGACACAGTCTTACTCATACAG GGGTGAAGCCGTACGCTTGCACCATGTGTGACAAGAGGTTTTTTCAGCGTTACCACCTGGCGAGACACAGCCTCACTCATATGG GTGTGAAACCTTATGCTTGCACCATGTGTGACATGAAGTTTTTTCAGCGTTACCACCTGGCAAGACACAGCCTCACTCATACGG GTGTGAAACCTTATGCTTGCACCATGTGTGACAAGAGGTTTTTTCAGCGCTACCACCTGGCAAGACACAGCCTCACTCATATGG GTGTGAAACCTTTTGCGTGTACCATGTGTGACATGAGGTTTGTTCAGCGTTACCACCTGGCAAGACACAGCCTCACTCATACGG gggtgaaGCCGTATGCTTGTTCCATGTGTGACATGAGGTTTATTCAGCGTAACCACCTGGAGAGACACAGCCTCACTCATACGG GAGAGAAGCCATTTGCTTGTGACATGTGTGATATGAGGTTTATTCAGCGCTACCACCTTGAGAGACACAAGCGTGTCCATAGCGGGGAGAAGCCTTACCAGTGCGAACGGTGCCAGCAG AACTTTTCACGCACAGACCGGCTGTTGCGGCATCGACGGTTGTGCCAGGGTCGCAGCGTAGCCAAAGTAGAGAACCAGCCGTGCTGCGAACCCCGCCCATATCCCCAAGAACCCCCACCTGCACCCCCAACCTGGAGTCCCCTGCATCCGCCTCCGGGTCGGCTGGCGGTCTGA